One segment of Rhipicephalus sanguineus isolate Rsan-2018 chromosome 6, BIME_Rsan_1.4, whole genome shotgun sequence DNA contains the following:
- the LOC119395562 gene encoding putative nicotine oxidoreductase: MEHALLNRINSYLEDTTAYPHSIIGFRAHLSTQDAMLLLKHPILDGKSRHTKAILGLDLERAFDNVAHSTILERISLLSLGERTYNYVRDFLSNRRAFLSAGDIQSEELTLGAAGTPQGSVISPMLFNLVMIGLAQELQKIDGIEHTIYADDITIWAAKGSDDEIETALQNAIDTVETYLRGTGLRCSPSKSELLLYRPTLRGRPPLRFTHKRYYEEIQLHTGNGGTIPVVSTIRVLGMTIEANGANSTAISKILRQTANTSRLLKRVTNRRQGMKEESLIRLVHSFVICHITYVAAFHTWYKAEKTKLDIIIRGAYKLALELPNNTSTELLLQLGLHNTLDELIEAQRHAHLERLTLTETGRYILTKLGITYHRQHGDKHPIPGSTNQETSAKTAGSTAEFSEATGAKRFNCFGSALSDR; this comes from the coding sequence atggagcaCGCCCTCCTTAACCGTATAAACTCCTATCTTGAAGACACTACCGCCTACCCCCACTCGATCATCGGCTTCAGGGCGCACCTCTCAACACAAGATGCCATGCTTCTACTCAAACACCCAATCCTCGATGGCAAATCCCGACACACGAAGGCGATCTTGGGACTCGACCTCGAGCGCGCCTTCGATAACGTCGCGCACTCCACCATCCTCGAACGCATATCACTACTCAGCCTTGGCGAGCGCACCTATAACTACGTTCGAGACTTTCTATCCAACAGAAGGGCGTTCCTCTCGGCAGGGGACATTCAGTCGGAAGAACTCACTCTTGGTGCCGCGGGCACCCCGCAAGGTTCCGTCATCTCCCCAATGTTGTTTAATCTAGTCATGATCGGTTTAGCACAGGAACTCCAGAAGATCGACGGTATTGAGCACACcatttatgccgacgacattacgatCTGGGCCGCGAAGGGCAGCGACGACGAAATCGAAACCGCTCTGCAAAACGCGATCGATACCGTCGAAACTTATCTCCGAGGCACGGGACTCCGATGCTCGCCCAGCAAATCGGAGCTTCTCTTATATCGCCCAACGCTCCGCGGACGCCCACCGCTACGCTTTACGCACAAACGCTACTACGAAGAAATCCAGCTTCACACAGGGAACGGTGGCACCATACCCGTGGTTTCCACCATCCGGGTCCTTGGCATGACCATCGAAGCCAACGGTGCGAACTCAACGGCTATCTCCAAGATCCTCCGACAGACGGCCAACACGTCGCGGCTGTTAAAGCGGGTGACAAACCGAAGGCAGGGCATGAAGGAAGAAAGCCTCATCCGCCTCGTTCACTCGTTCGTTATCTGCCACATCACGTACGTCGCCGCCTTCCATACCtggtacaaagcagaaaaaactaagcTGGACATCATCATTCGCGGAGCCTACAAGCTTGCCCTCGAACTACCAAACAACACCAGCACAGAACTTCTTCTCCAATTAGGACTCCATAACACCCTCGACGAATTAATCGAAGCGCAGCGTCACGCTCATCTGGAGCGCCTCACCCTCACAGAAACGGGTCGGTACATTCTGACTAAACTCGGCATCACCTACCACCGCCAGCACGGAGACAAACACCCAATCCCAGGAT